In Nicotiana tabacum cultivar K326 chromosome 21, ASM71507v2, whole genome shotgun sequence, one DNA window encodes the following:
- the LOC142175259 gene encoding secreted RxLR effector protein 161-like, translating to MDETKYHGMIGSLLYLTASGLDIMFSVCKCAMFQSAPKESHLTAIKRITHYLIGTVSYRLWYPRSNNFKLESFSDADLAGDKEDRKSTSGICQLLGKALIFWNSKKQGLVALSTTEAEYNAIGQCCAQLLWMSHQLSDYELSFKLIQIFCDNYSDICLLKNHVHHSRAKHIDINHHFIRDHVIKGDIELSFVSTIDLLADIFSLCLRIDSAL from the coding sequence ATGGATGAAACGAAATATCATGGAATGATTGGCTCCTTACTTTATCTAACTGCTAGTGGACTAGATATTATGTTCAGTGTGTGTAAATGTGCCATGTTTCAGTCAGCTCCTAAGGAATCGCATCTGACAGCAATAAAGAGAATAACACATTATCTCATCGGAACTGTTTCGTATAGACTATGGTACCCACGATCTAACAATTTTAAACTTGAAAGTTTTTCAGATGCTGATCTTGCAGGTGATAAGGAAGACAGGAAAAGCACCAGTGGAATATGTCAATTGCTGGGAAAGGCATTAATATTCTGGAACAGTAAGAAACAAGGCTTAGTTGCATTATCCACAACTGAGGCAGAGTATAATGCCATTGGACAGTGTTGTGCACAATTACTTTGGATGTCTCATCAACTGAGTGACTATGAATTATCTTTTAAACTTattcaaatattttgtgataattataGTGATATATGCCTCTTAAAGAATCATGTGCATCATTCTAGGGCTAAGCATATAGATATTAATCATCATTTCATCAGAGATCATGTCATTAAGGGAGATATAGAATTATCTTTTGTTAGCACTATTGATTTACTAGCAGACATTTTTAGCCTTTGCTTGAGGATAGATTCTGCACTTTGA
- the LOC107771221 gene encoding uncharacterized protein LOC107771221: protein MKTPSHHHSMLYVLSLLLCFAAFFIVNNDARKLSGRDNGPLLVSKSSEDIIESSEINGFDVYLSSEDSSNSGPYGVSSPFNLPPYDSLPPVPDTPPFCLNPPSPFTLQPPPSGGGPIVNLPPSPSSTIIPSPPQQYLPPIIIPNPPQYYEPSPPTTTVPTPTVPILSPPYYYEPSPPSYYVPISPPTGVFLPPVIYPPPVVPPPPHIAPAMALWCVAKPSVPDPIIQEAMNYACASGADCDQINPSGSCFQPNTLFAHASYAFNSYWQRTKVAGGTCEFGGTAMLVTVDPSYDGCQFVYN, encoded by the exons ATGAAAACTCCATCTCATCATCACTCAATGCTATACGTTTTAAGCCTTCTTCTGTGTTTTGCAGCTTTCTTCATCGTAAATAATG ATGCTAGAAAATTAAGTGGAAGGGATAACGGCCCGCTACTAGTGTCAAAAAGTTCAGAAGACATTATTGAATCATCAGAAATCAATGGCTTCGACGTGTATTTATCTTCAGAGGATTCGTCCAATTCAGGACCTTATGGTGTCAGTTCTCCCTTCAATTTGCCACCTTATGATTCTCTTCCTCCAGTTCCAGATACCCCTCCTTTCTGTCTTAATCCACCTTCACCTTTCACTCTTCAACCTCCACCAAGTGGAGGAGGCCCAATTGTAAATCTACCTCCAAGCCCATCATCCACTATCATCCCTAGCCCACCCCAACAATATCTTCCTCCTATAATAATTCCCAACCCACCCCAATATTATGAACCTAGTCCTCCCACAACAACTGTTCCAACCCCAACAGTACCCATTCTGAGCCCACCTTATTATTACGAGCCCAGCCCACCAAGTTATTATGTTCCAATTAGCCCACCCACTGGGGTTTTTCTTCCACCAGTGATTTACCCACCTCCGGTGGTGCCTCCACCGCCACACATAGCGCCGGCCATGGCTCTATGGTGTGTGGCAAAGCCGTCAGTTCCAGACCCAATCATTCAAGAAGCCATGAATTATGCATGTGCATCTGGAGCAGATTGTGACCAGATTAATCCCAGTGGATCATGCTTTCAGCCCAATACTTTATTTGCGCACGCCTCTTATGCCTTCAATAGTTACTGGCAGAGAACTAAGGTGGCTGGTGGCACTTGTGAATTTGGAGGCACGGCCATGCTTGTCACAGTCGATCCTA GTTATGATGGATGCCAATTCGTCTATAACTGA